Within the Syngnathus scovelli strain Florida chromosome 6, RoL_Ssco_1.2, whole genome shotgun sequence genome, the region TTTTAATATCCTTCCCTTTTATATGTAACTATAATGTTTAATGTGCTTTTACTGTGCAACAAAGTTATTTTTAATCCTTCTCATTATTTTAGATAGCAATTAGCCAGGAGTGTTTACATCCAaaacgggatttttttttttttttttaaactgggcAACACATGCGTAaccgattttttgtttttaaaacacagTTCCCAAAGAAGAATGACAACAACATAGCTGACCATCAGGACATGCGTGTATATTATTTTTGTGGATCATTACAATTGTCCAATGGAATTGAGAGCACCTTCTTGCATTTGGAGACATTTACACAAcctgacgtaaaaaaaaaaacattaacattAAATCTTGACAGCCccccaacacgcacacacactctgagCAATATTAGGGTTGTCTTTCTCTCTCTATCATTTTGGCACCCCCTCCCCCAAGTCTGTCTGAGTCCCCCaccaccccccacacacatcatTTATATCTGTCAGTGGCCCCAAACAAGACTCGGGGTGACAAATGGCGGAGTAGGAGAGCAAGAAACGTGCTATAATCGCGCTCCACGAGTGGCTCCGGTTCTCACCTGTGGTGAAGAGCACGATGGCCTTGAGGCAGCTGTACTCAGCCGAGTCGACGTGCAGCGCCTTGAGCTTCTCCACCTGCTCCTGGAAGATCCGAATGTGGTCCATGAAGGCCACCACGCGATCCGCCGACATGGGCGAGGCGTGCAGGCCGGCCGCCGCCAGCAGCGGGGCCACATGAAGCGGCATGGAGCACTGCGCGGCGTTCAGCACGAACAGCTCGCTCCACGTCAGCCGCAGCAGGGCCACCTGGTCGGTGATCTGCAGGTCCGGGAAGAAGGGGATATTCCGGGCCCACTCCACGGCGCTGAAGAGCATGCGCGCCGCCAGTTCGCAAATGTTCTCGATGCCCATGATGTTGTTGGGCTGCATGCACTGGCTGCCGTAGCGGGACGTCGGGTAGGGCTCCGCGCGCAGCAGCAGCGAGATATATCCCGAGAGGTACGAGTGGCAGTGCAGCGGGTCCCCGTTGGTCAGCGCGAACTGGCCGTGGTGCGGCTGCGTGGGCGGCACCCGTCCCCTTTGCACGGCTGCAGTAAAAAGAGAGACTACAGATATTGAAGCCTGAATTCTGCACGTCAAGCACCGGCCAAGCGGGTCGGCGGCGATTTCAACGTCAACTGCTTAGCGCCTTGCAAAATGGCAGCAGTAAAACACGTACACGCAGCGGGGAAGGCTGCATGCACAAAGGCGTCGCGTGTGGAACCCTTAACCCATACGCTTGCATTTGGCGAGAATACTCCACGCACACTCGGTAAACAATAGACCTCGAGTGGAAGTGGACGCGCCGCGAGCGTGCCTATTTTTGTAAGCATAGCTGGACATATTCCATGTCCACAGTTATATCCGATCGCGTAAGGTGAGTATATGACAAAAATAgacataaaacaacaacaataataatatcatAAAAAGATCCAGTGGAGTCCCCCCGACTCGAGCGCCGGCACAAGGCGGCATTGAGGCACGCTCCGGCCGGCGACCTCGCGAGGGAGCCCCCGCTGcatcgcacacacgcgcaccgaCCGCAACACAAAgccaaaagaagaagaaaaaaaaagaataaaagaaaaaagtgagGTAAACAAAAAGTCCCAATACCTTCCCGTCTCATGCCGACCTTGAGGCATTTTTTGAGGCGGCAGTACTGGCACTGGTTGCGGTGGTGCTGGTCGATGGGACAGTTCCGGTTGGCCCGGCATGTGTACGTCAGGTTCCGCCGCACGCTGCGCTTGAAGAAGCTCTTGCAGCCCTCGCAGGTGAACTGGCCGTAGTGCTTGCCGCTCGACTTGTCCCCGCACACCACGCACTCGATGTGCTGCGGCTGCTTGTCCGGTTGCTGCTGGGCGCCTTGGCCACCACCGGGCGCCGACTGCCCGTTGGGGCCGCCTTGCGCGGGGGTTTGCGGAGCCGGCGGCGCCACTTGCGCGGCCGTCAGCCCCAGCTGGCCCGGCTGCGCGTTGCCCAGCGCCAGCCCGCCTTGGGTCTGCGAGGAGAGGGCGCCCTGAGTGTCCGCCACGTCGTCCTGGGAGCCTCTCCACACTACCATTGCCATATCTGCCTCTCAGTCAACGGGGGGGAAACTTTTTGATCGGCCGTTTTGTCTCTCTTTTGACCTTATTGGAGGGTTGTCGTTCCACGCGCCGACCGGGgtggtgctggtgctgctggtggtggtgtggGGGGTATGTCACCACAGCCGAGGCGCCGCGCTCGACGCTCCGCTCCGGGAATGAGTAGactcgacgacgacgacgacggggaggaggcggaggaagaAGACGACGAGTAGGAGGAGGCTGCTTCTCACCAGCGAGGCCGAGTCAAGGGGGTTCCTACTGCCGGCCATCCAGCACCCCCGTCGGCGGGGAAGGTCGGCCGAGTGCCGGGACGAGAGCGAGCAAACAGCATGGACCGGCTTGGCTTTTTGGAgggaggaagagaaggaggaggaggacaaggaggaggaggaggagggtaggAAAAGGGGGGGCGAGGATGGATGGAGAAGACCGGCGGTCGAATGGGGACCAACAAGCTCCCGGTGCGAGTCTGGAAGAATTCTCtccacaaaaaagaaagaataagAAAAATCCGCTTCTCGAGCCAGCAAATGTTGGAGATCTGCGCCTTTTAGAATCCCTCCTCGCGTCTTCGTCTTCTTGTTCTCTTCCGTGCGATGAAAATTATGATTAGAATGTGGTTGAAAAAGGCGAATCAAAGTGTGGAAATATGTTAAAAAGGCGGTCGGGGAGGTTTTTGGCTTAAGACGAGCACGGCTGGCAGAATGCTTTCTCTCTGATCAGCTCGCTGAGCTTCTCTATATAGTGAACTTTGACACGACTGCTGCAACTTAGCAcacgttgccatggcgacgcgCTGCCATATAAGGCAGGCGGAGTGTGTGTAGGACCGCCCCCCTTGCTCTCCATTGGCTGCCGGGCCGCGGCTGTGCCACTTGGTGCCGAGCCAAGACGCAGCCGAGGTCGAGCCAGGGCCGCCGGGTCCTAAAAGGAGGCGGGTTTCCAGGAAGAAGGGGCGaaaggggtgggtgggtggcttGGGGGGAGTCGTTTCTTCTCAGGCATACCGTACATGAAAAATATGTCTCATACTGTCTTGGACATCAAAATTAAACACAAATAAAGCAACCGttgctctttattttattttttttaaataaatggaaGGAAACGGGGATGATTATATACTTAATCCAaatgttaaaaatgaaataaaatgaagaaataaacttttATAATTATgaagtaaaataaatatataaaacaatTATAGTAATAGATATTACAATTATCATTTACACACACAGACTACACAGTTGGgtgaacaaaatgaaaaaaaggatTTTCCCCAATGCCCCATGCATTCACACATAATGCACATTTTAAA harbors:
- the nr2f2 gene encoding COUP transcription factor 2 isoform X1; this encodes MAMVVWRGSQDDVADTQGALSSQTQGGLALGNAQPGQLGLTAAQVAPPAPQTPAQGGPNGQSAPGGGQGAQQQPDKQPQHIECVVCGDKSSGKHYGQFTCEGCKSFFKRSVRRNLTYTCRANRNCPIDQHHRNQCQYCRLKKCLKVGMRREVSLFTAAVQRGRVPPTQPHHGQFALTNGDPLHCHSYLSGYISLLLRAEPYPTSRYGSQCMQPNNIMGIENICELAARMLFSAVEWARNIPFFPDLQITDQVALLRLTWSELFVLNAAQCSMPLHVAPLLAAAGLHASPMSADRVVAFMDHIRIFQEQVEKLKALHVDSAEYSCLKAIVLFTTDACGLSDVAHVESLQEKSQCALEEYVRSQYPNQPTRFGKLLLRLPSLRTVSSSVIEQLFFVRLVGKTPIETLIRDMLLSGSSFNWPYMSIQ
- the nr2f2 gene encoding COUP transcription factor 2 isoform X2 — encoded protein: MAMVVWRGSQDDVADTQGALSSQTQGGLALGNAQPGQLGLTAAQVAPPAPQTPAQGGPNGQSAPGGGQGAQQQPDKQPQHIECVVCGDKSSGKHYGQFTCEGCKSFFKRSVRRNLTYTCRANRNCPIDQHHRNQCQYCRLKKCLKVGMRREAVQRGRVPPTQPHHGQFALTNGDPLHCHSYLSGYISLLLRAEPYPTSRYGSQCMQPNNIMGIENICELAARMLFSAVEWARNIPFFPDLQITDQVALLRLTWSELFVLNAAQCSMPLHVAPLLAAAGLHASPMSADRVVAFMDHIRIFQEQVEKLKALHVDSAEYSCLKAIVLFTTDACGLSDVAHVESLQEKSQCALEEYVRSQYPNQPTRFGKLLLRLPSLRTVSSSVIEQLFFVRLVGKTPIETLIRDMLLSGSSFNWPYMSIQ
- the nr2f2 gene encoding COUP transcription factor 2 isoform X3, which encodes MHPATDESAAYAFAVQRGRVPPTQPHHGQFALTNGDPLHCHSYLSGYISLLLRAEPYPTSRYGSQCMQPNNIMGIENICELAARMLFSAVEWARNIPFFPDLQITDQVALLRLTWSELFVLNAAQCSMPLHVAPLLAAAGLHASPMSADRVVAFMDHIRIFQEQVEKLKALHVDSAEYSCLKAIVLFTTDACGLSDVAHVESLQEKSQCALEEYVRSQYPNQPTRFGKLLLRLPSLRTVSSSVIEQLFFVRLVGKTPIETLIRDMLLSGSSFNWPYMSIQ